In Microcaecilia unicolor unplaced genomic scaffold, aMicUni1.1, whole genome shotgun sequence, a genomic segment contains:
- the LOC115459293 gene encoding zinc finger protein OZF-like, producing MSERILCSGNDQAGKREKPQKETVQKGFQSSEVVKNMPSLSDLKTEPGSRRYSIAQCETRLGELPASLEQGKSPETERQFACEECGESFALQYDLVDHQEIHEPEKPYPCKECGKSFTRKLNLEVHQRIHTGEKPFTCLVCGKDFVQQQQLSSHQKIHTGEKPFSCAECGKTFRKKSQLDIHQRIHTGDKPYRCSECDKSFCQMAGLVYHQRVHMGERPYQCLECDKTFGSSSALLSHEKLHTGERPHKCSNCGESFIRRSQLINHQRIHTGERPFHCSECEKSFTYKSALITHYRVHTGERPFQCSECEKGFLSQSAMLVHQRMHTQERPYQCPECDKNFKSQSAVHMHQRVHTGERPYHCSVCQKNFTQKSGLLEHQRIHTGKPYTCKHCEQSFNKKAHFVAHMRVHTGKKSFICIICKKSFDQESLLFQHHRTHTGERPFTCAECRKSFRQKGTLAKHLRTHACKRQECNDG from the coding sequence GAAATGACCAGgctgggaagagagagaagcccCAAAAAGAAACTGTTCAGAAGGGTTTCCAGAGCTCTGAGGTGGTAAAGAACATGCCTAGTCTGAGTGACCTAAAGACAGAACCAGGAAGCAGAAGGTATAGCATTGCACAGTGTGAAACCAGACTTGGGGAGCTCCCGGCCAGCCTTGAGCAGGGGAAGAGTCCGGAGACAGAGAGACAATTTGCATGTGAAGAGTGTGGGGAAAGCTTTGCCCTCCAGTATGACCTTGTAGACCACCAGGAAATCCATGAACCGGAGAAACCATATCCATGTAAGGAGTGTGGAAAGAGTTTTACTCGGAAGCTCAACCTCGAGGTGCACCAacgaatccacacaggagagaagccttTCACATGCCTTGTGTGTGGGAAGGATTTTGTTCAGCAGCAGCAACTTTCGAGCCACCAGAAGATCCATACTGGGGAGAAACCATTCTCTTGTGCAGAATGTGGGAAGACTTTTCGAAAGAAATCCCAGCTAGACattcaccagagaatccacacaggagataAACCGTACAGGTGTTCGGAATGTGACAAGAGTTTCTGTCAAATGGCTGGCCTTGTTTATCACCAAAGGGTCCACATGGGAGAGAGACCTTACCAGTGTCTGGAATGTGACAAAACCTTCGGTTCCAGCTCAGCACTCCTCAGCCATGAAAAGCTGCATACAGGTGAGAGGCCCCACAAGTGCAGCAACTGTGGGGAAAGCTTTATCCGGCGATCTCAGTTAATCAACCACCAGAGGATCCACACAGGGGAGAGACCTTTCCACTGTTCTGAGTGTGAGAAGAGCTTTACATACAAGTCAGCACTTATCACTCATTACAGAGTTCATACAGGGGAGAGACCATTtcagtgttcagaatgtgagaaaggTTTCCTGTCACAGTCAGCTATGCTGGTCCACCAGCGAATGCACACACAGGAGAGACCATATCAATGTCCAGAATGTGACAAAAACTTTAAATCTCAGTCAGCCGTTCATATGCATCAAAGGGTGCATACAGGGGAGAGGCCCTATCATTGCAGTGTTTGTCAAAAGAACTTCACTCAAAAATCAGGTCTTCTtgagcaccagagaatccatacgGGAAAACCCTATACATGCAAGCATTGTGAGCAAAGCTTTAACAAGAAGGCTCATTTTGTTGCACATATGAGAGTCCACACAGGAAAGAAatcatttatttgtattatttgcaAAAAAAGCTTTGATCAGGAGTCACTGCTGTTCCAACACCACAGGACTCACACAGGTGAGAGACCATTCACCTGTGCTGAATGTAGGAAGAGCTTCCGACAGAAAGGGACCCTTGCAAAACATCTGAGGACCCATGCTTGCAAGAGACAAGAATGTAATGATGGCTGA